A single Apostichopus japonicus isolate 1M-3 chromosome 11, ASM3797524v1, whole genome shotgun sequence DNA region contains:
- the LOC139975593 gene encoding synaptobrevin-like isoform X2, giving the protein MASTGQDGGSAPQPNKRLQQTQAQVDEVVDIMRVNVDKVLERDQKLSELDDRADALQAGASQFETNAGKLKRKYWWKNCKMMIILAVIILIILIIIIVWATAGSK; this is encoded by the exons AT GGCATCAACAGGTCAAGATGGAGGATCAGCTCCTCAGCCCAACAAGAGGTTACAGCAGACACAGGCTCAAGTTgatgag gtGGTCGATATAATGCGAGTGAATGTTGACAAGGTTCTTGAGAGAGATCAGAAACTATCCGAGCTAGATGATAGAGCAG ATGCACTGCAAGCTGGTGCTTCACAATTTGAGACAAACGCTGGTAAACTGAAGAGAAAATACTGGTGGAAGAACTGCAAGATGATGATTATTCTAGCTGTCATCATTCTCATAATTCTTATTATAATCATTG TTTGGGCAACAGCTGGTTCGAAG TGA
- the LOC139975593 gene encoding vesicle-associated membrane protein 3-like isoform X1 — translation MASTGQDGGSAPQPNKRLQQTQAQVDEVVDIMRVNVDKVLERDQKLSELDDRADALQAGASQFETNAGKLKRKYWWKNCKMMIILAVIILIILIIIIVSIVSKPKN, via the exons AT GGCATCAACAGGTCAAGATGGAGGATCAGCTCCTCAGCCCAACAAGAGGTTACAGCAGACACAGGCTCAAGTTgatgag gtGGTCGATATAATGCGAGTGAATGTTGACAAGGTTCTTGAGAGAGATCAGAAACTATCCGAGCTAGATGATAGAGCAG ATGCACTGCAAGCTGGTGCTTCACAATTTGAGACAAACGCTGGTAAACTGAAGAGAAAATACTGGTGGAAGAACTGCAAGATGATGATTATTCTAGCTGTCATCATTCTCATAATTCTTATTATAATCATTG TGAGCATTGTGAGCAAACCAAAGAATTAA